GTGAGATCACCACCAAGGCCACGGTTGACTATGAGAAGATTGTGCGTGACACCTGCCGCAACATTGGCTTCATCTCTGATGATGTTGGCCTTGATGCGGACCGGTGCAAGGTGCTTGTCAACATAGAGCAGCAGTCTCCTGACATTGCCCAGGGTGTGCACGGACATTTCACCAAGCGCCCTGAGGATATTGGTGCTGGTGACCAGGGTATCATGTTTGGCTATGCCACCGATGAGACCCCTGAGCTCATGCCCCTCAGCCATGTGCTTGCCACCAAGCTGGGTGCCCGCCTCACTGAAGTCCGCAAGAATGGCACTTGTGCCTGGCTAAGGCCTGATGGCAAAACCCAGGTCACGGTTGAATACCTCAACGAGGGAGGTGCCATGGTTCCTGTACGTGTGCACACTGTTCTGATCTCCACCCAGCATGATGAGACTGTCACCAATGATGAGATTGCTGCGGACCTCAAGGAGCATGTCATCAAGCCGGTGATCCCTGAGAAGTACCTGGACGAGAAGACCATATTCCACTTGAATCCATCAGGCCGCTTTGTCATTGGTGGCCCTCATGGTGATGCTGGTCTTACTGGTCGCAAGATCATCATCGACACCTATGGTGGCTGGGGAGCACACGGAGGTGGTGCTTTCTCTGGCAAGGACCCAACTAAGGTTGACCGCAGTGGCGCCTACATTGCCAGGCAGGCTGCCAAGAGCATCATTGCTAGCGGTCTTGCACGCCGCTGCATTGTTCAGATCTCCTACGCCATTGGTGTGCCTGAGCCCTTATCTGTCTTCGTTGACTCTTATGGTACTGGCAAGATCCCCGATAAGGAGATCCTCAAGATTGTGAAGGAGAACTTTGACTTCAGGCCTGGGATGATCAGCATCAACCTTGACTTGAAGAAGGGTGGCAACAGGTTCATCAAGACGGCCGCTTATGGCCACTTTGGCCGTGAGGATGCTGACTTCACCTGGGAGGTTGTGAAGCCCCTCAAGTTTGACAAGGCCTCTGCTTGAGAGGTGGGTATGAAGGAGTCTAATCATTCCTGCTGCTGCCGCTGGTGGTTGTATCTTGGATAATTGAATTCCTTCTCTTTAGAAGGAAGCAGGGTTTCAACATCGCCGTGGACACGCTGAATTGGCATCTAGTGATTGGTATTTTGGTATGGAATACAAAAATATGTGCTGAGTTAATACTAGTCGGGTCTTTTGATGTCTTCTGTGCTTTCTTTTTGCTTTTTGAGTCTACTGAAACCGCAGTACTTGTGCGGTTTCCTCTATCGGTCGTCCAGCTATTTTTTAGTACTGCATCTGTAAAACCATATGTGATCCTAGTACCCTGTTCTTCCCAATTCTCGATGCTTGGTGCAGTCTTAACCTTCTCAATATTCAGTTTGAGCGATAAGGTAGTGCTGTTTCTGTCAGTGCAGGTTTGGCAATTACTCGATGTTTGCTACCCTGTTGTTCCCAATTCATAATGCTTGTTGCAGTCTAAGGGGTTGTTTGGTTTGTGACTAACTTTAGCAAAGATTATCACACCTAatgttaggcaagtttgaccctTAGATAAGTGTTTGTTCGAGCCACAGTTGTGTTCCATATGGCATACACACAAAAAGCATGGCAATATTTTCTTAGGCCGCTAACTTGTGGCTTTCATTTTGATGAATGAACTAATCTTAGATAAACTTGGCAAAATATGTCAATGctaggcctagaaccaaacagcTCCTAAATCTCTTCAATATCGAGTTTCAGTGATAATGTATTGTGATTATTGTCGCTCCAGGTTTGGCAATCACTCGTGCATTAAAATATCAGGCTGAATTTGCTTGGACACTATCAGCTTTTTGTAAGTAATTGACAGAAATTCTCATTAGCGGCCTATTGCGGACCACAGAAGTTATGTAGGTGAAAACTCAAgttttggatttttcaaaaaccACCTCCATGGAGCTTGGCCTTCAAAAGAATTTTCAAAAGCTAACTATATAAAAATAAAAAGACAAACCGCTTGTAGCCAGATTCAGATTGTGCAACCGTTAGAGAAAGCTGCAGGCGGGTTCCGTTCTGTCCTGATGTCCGAGAAGCTGTGtcttctctctctctatctcttttGTTGTTGCGAAAGCAAAGCCTTCTCTGCTTTCGGTGCCAGTTGAGAATATTCGCGCTATCGGATTGGACTTTGCTGAGATTCATGCTGGTATAGGGTACTAAAGCGTCCATCCAGCACAGATGCTGATGCAAAGCGAGCAACTTTTCCGAGGAGGTTGCCCTCCTCCTTCCATTCCCTCGCAGTTTATTTTGACTAAATGACTGCTCCTTCCATCAATATAAATAGGGTCTAATGTGCTTTTTGAGATTGCCTTtaactattgataagattttttTTCAAGACATACCATAGCTTTATAGAAGGGAGAAAAGTATTTACAAGAGATTATATTTCGCTAGGTAGGCATCACACACCGCCGTACCATAGCCTTCACACACAACCCTAGCCAACTACTCACAAGAAGTAGCTACTCCGGTAGTCCCGGCCCTAGTCCACATTTCAAGCTCTTGCCAGACTAGGTCCTCTGTGCCCCCTTCGTTCTGTAAATCCGTTCGGGCAAACACCCCGCCGTTGCGTTGTTTTCATAAGTTCCAGCATATCGACGTGACCACGGAGTCAAAACCCTTTTGATGCATTTTAGGCATGCGCTTCCTCGCTCCCGACCACCATTCTCCAATTCTATCTTGTGCCGAGGGACAAAGCGCCAGATCAATCCCCATTCGGACAAAACACATGTACCAGACTTGTCAAGAGAAGACACACTGCATCGTGATGTGGTCCACCGTGTCTTCCTCTTGCTCACATAGAAAACACGGTGATTTCTCCTCCTGCAACCCATGTCTCCATCTCCTGTCCGACGTCCAAAGTCTGTACTGGATTGCGAGCCACATCAACAATTTGCAAACTAGTGGAGCCCAACACTTCCAAATAGCAGAAAATGCTGGAATCTAACCCCATCAATACACATCATGCTATATGCAGATGAGGCCGTGTATTTTCCTTCCCTGTTCCAGTCCCAAACAGGCTTATCCTGCGTGTCTGGGACCACTTGCACCTCCATCAGAATCTCGCACAACCTAATGAATTGTGCCAACCCATCCGTGTCAAGCTCACCGCTAATATCCTCCATCCAGGCCTGCATCCATAATGCATCCTTTACACATCTTTTATTGGCAATTTGTGTTCTGACACGACCGAAAACCCGTGGCGTCAGTTCCTGAATTGTTGTCCCATTGATCCAACGATCCGTCCAGAAAAACACCTTTGTGCCAGCACCCAATTGCCACTTCACCAGACTGCCGAACGCCGCACAAACCTGTTTATCTGGTCTCCAATTCAGACCCTGCCATAGCCTAGACTCGTCAGTTCTCCATAACCATGCCCATCTCAACCTTAGGGCAATTCCTTGCTTGCAAAGGTCAATGACACCCAGCCCTCCCAGCTCTTTAGGCCAGCAAACTCTATTCCAGGATACCAAGCATCTGCCCCCATGCACCTGTTCTGACCCGGCCCAAAAAAATGCTCGACATCCTTTATCAATACTGTCAAGTGCCCACTTGGGAGCCTCTGCAACAATGAGATAGTGCGTCGCCCTAGCTCTCATGACTTGGTTCACCAAGATCAGCCTCCCTGGCCGTGTCACCAGTCCTCGTTACCATCCTGGGAGAATGTGCAACGCTGCATCTACCATAGGTTGCCACTCCGATCGCTTAAGCTGCTTGATGCTCAACTGTAAGCCGAGGTACTTACACGGAAAGGACTCCATCTTCCATGGCAGACCATCCCGGACTAACTGCTCATCTTCCGGATCAGCCCTGATCATAATTGAGGCAGACTTCGCATAGTTGATTTTCAAACCTGAGGCTTCGCCAAAAATGCCAAGCACTTCTCTCACAAAGTGCAAGTCTGATATGTTTGGCTTGATAAACAAGACCACATCATCCGCATATAAGGACAATCTCTGCAATGGGGTGCATCTATTCATTTTACTAAAAACCTCCGAGTCACGCGCCTTGATCACAATGTCCGTGAGAACATCCATGGCAATGACAAAAAGCAAGGGTGAAATTGAATCCCCTTGTCTTAAACCCTTTGCATGCATGAACTTGGCTCCCACCGAACCATTCACAATCACTCCTGAGCTAGCCGAGGTAAGAAGAGTGGCAACCCAAGCAATCCAACGTTCCGAGAACCCTTTTGCTCTCAACACTTCAAAAAGAAAAGGCCACGAGAGTGAGTCGAACGCTCTAGATATGTTCAGCTTGAGCAACACACCCTTGGCCTTCCTCTTGTGCAGCCTACGTGCCATTTGTCGGACCAGCAAGAAATTGTCATGTATGTTTCTGCCCTTTACGAACGCTGACTGGTTAATATGCACCAGCTCTCCCATCCTCGGCCTCAATCTTGTTGCCATGAGCTTGGAGGCCAGCTTTGGCATACTATGAACCAGACTGATCGGCCGGAAGTGGTTAATGCTACATGCCTCCGGTGACTTTGGAATGAGAGTTGTAAGCGCTTGGTTTAACCTCCCAAAACCAACCCCATTGCCAATGAACAACTTATGCAGAGCAGCAATTAGATCTCACTTAACAATCGCCCATGCTTTTTGAAAAAAATAGTCCAATGAATCCGTCCGGCCTCGGTGCCTTATCCGAAGGCATCTCTTTGACTACCGCCCATATTTCCTCCTCAGAAAAGACCAGATCTTGCTCAGATAGGTCCACCGCGGTGATACCTAGGGATTCTATGTCCAAAGTATGCTCCCGACTCACATCCCTGCCAAGGATGGCCTTATAGGCATTAAGAAAAGCCTCCTCCTTGCCAGCTTGATCGGTGATGACCTGCCCATCCACGTGAATAGCTGGGATGTAGTTCTTCATCCTCCTCCCATTGGCCACAAGATGGAATAGTTTAGAATTAGCGTCTCCTTCGTGCAGCCAAGTAATCCGAGACCTCTGGCGGGATATGGTTCTTTCCAAAGAAGCAAGCCCGAGCACCAAGTGCTTGAGCATTCCTCTCATCCCACGTTCCTCTCTGGTCAACAAACGATTTTCTTGTGCATAATCAAACTGCAATATGACAAGATTTGCAACAGCAATCTGCAGCTTGATGTTTCCAACTCTTTTCTGACCCCATATCGCAAGCACTCTGGCCGTGTTCCTAAGTAGCACGTCTAGCCGGTGGAAAGGATCCGTAATCGCTGGATCACAGACCCAAGCCTCTTTCACAACATCCAGGAGTCCTTCCAGTTTGACCCAGAACTTCTTGAATCTGAATCTCTTGTAGTGTATATGCTCTTCCAGAGATAGAAACAGAGGGCAATGGTCGGATGTTGAGGTAGAGAGAGCCTGCAATAGACACTCTGGGTGGTCTAGCTCCCAATCAATCGAAACAAATGCTCTGTCAATCTTAGTAAGCGTCGGCACCCCCCGCTCACTACTCCACGTGAATCTACGCCCATGCAAGAAGAGCTCCTTGAGGGCATTGTCCTCCACAAACCTTTTAAACTTGCTCATCATCCTCCGATCCAGCAATGCGTTGTTCTTGTCCGCCGCATATAGGATCATGTTGAAGTCTCCCCACACTAGCCAAGGTCTAGGACAAAGTTTTCTCCTCGCCGCAAGCTCCTCCAGAAACGTGATCTTTTGGGCATCGTCTTGCGGCCCGTAAACCACAGTGAGCCACCACGACGGACCCTCCAACGGGGACACATAGCCAGTAGTGAAGTTCGTGTCATTGACGAAGTTAGTCAACTGCACCTTCGTGGAGTCCCACGCCACAAAGATACCACCACGCGTGTCCGAGGCCGGCAAGTAAAAAAAGCCATCATACGCTGGTCCAACACATTGCATTATTACATATTGATCCACCGACTCCAACTTAGTTTCTAGGATACAGATGATAGCAACCCGAACTGACTCGACAAAATCTCTAAGAGCTTTCTTCCTCGCGGGGCTATTCAGTCCCCTCACGTTCCAGCACACCAACTCCCGCAGGTTGTACGACATGGAAAAAGAGGCGCTCCATGTCCGTACCTAATACTATATGAATTGTAGAATgcgaaaattatatcattggaaactcctttcacgtACAAATTTGACAGTATGCTTTATGTAACTTGCATGTCATCTCGCCAAAAAAAACTTATATAtatcatatattattgctctaacatgtggtcaaagttagtttcgaaaaacgcattaggccctatatagatggataGAGGAAGTACTGGAGAAACTTATCTGGTTCATTgacccctcccccccccaaaaaaaccttaTTGATATGTACTGAATGTCAGGATTCAAGGTTCCCAGCCCGAACGTCATTATTGCCGTTGGATTAAAGTTAgccttgaaaaacgcattaggccctatatagatgcaTAGAGGGAGTACTGGAGAAACTTATTTGGTTCATTGactcccccctccccccacaaAACTTTATTGATATGTACTATCAGGATTCTGGGTTCCCAATCAAAACGTCATTATTGCCGTTGGATTAAAGCAACGATCTTAAAGCGCTGGACATTTGCCACGACATCTTTCCCATATGTTCGCGCTAGTGAGTGGTCGACTGAACGAGCGGTGCTCCTTGCTATTCCATATTCTATCCCCTCACTCTTCATCTCCATCTTCGTTCACTCTCACCCCCTCCACCCAAAATCGAATCTTGGCGACGAGCAGGAGACCACCTGATAGAGACGAAGGTGTCCATCTTTCAATGATGGTAACTATCATTTTTGGCAGAGTAGACTTTGATGATCTGACTACGAATGTGtaaagacgtcgcgccttagcaatctcTAAACCAACTCCgcgaggttattgaccacgccgaagcatgatcaacctgaccagaAGGGTCTATTTCCCGCAGGCAAAAAAAGAACAAGTAAGAAACTGAGaatgcaatctggatattgcgaatctaagaggaaagctttattgatcaaagtGGGGTTCTGTAACGTCTTGGTCTAACGAAGTACGCGGGTTGCAACTATGgagaactttaatctaaacaaaacccaagtcTAAAACAACGCCCTAAGGGCTATATTTATAGTGAGACAGAGGAGAACTTTGTTCAcccttggcaaggtgggactaaattcTATCCTATGTCATTTTACCTATTAATATGAAATCTAAAAAAAGACTATTAAGTGTATTACGAAATTACATTGgtctggcccaaaaataaggtggcgCAACATCTATACTAAGCTAcggacgaaatttatgaaaggATATCTTGTATATTTCATTCATGTCCTTGTATGTCATCAGGATGGCCTCGAAATGCTGAAAACTTCACCGAAAACTCCATTCTTGTTCCTCTTGCGTACACCATCATCTCCATACTTGATTATGCTCGAATGTTCATCATTCTTGCCCATGCTGGgtccttcatttgtaagcaaaataAATGTATCCAATTCAAggagcatcatattctcatgaatattagaatTGTTACCAAGGAACGAAAgcacctggtaatttaattgacGTGCGCGAGCTGTAAATTGGTCCAGCATGTgtagcagcaggggttgtgggtgtaactgTATGAATGATGTCCTCATCACCGCCGGATCCCTGCGATGAGTTGGAGGCCGCCGGATCCAGAGGAACAGGGCAGCGCACCATGCAGCCGCCGGTTCAGGACGAGTGGGGCGGCTCAGAGGAGGAATTGGCAGTGAGGAGCAGCTCCTCGATGGGGTGTGTGGCATGGAGCAGCTGATGAGGACATGAATGCCTTGGATACGAACAAAAATATTGCATATGTGAATATTTGTGAGGTGATTTCTAATGCAAACtatgcaataatttatttatgtcatccaggacaaaaatacttcacagaCTTTTGTGTCATGTCTAATtacaggtgtatgggacatttgtacaatccacatatgaagataagggaaaaagagaagtttaggtgtgctgttcaaaaagtcctctcacatcacttttgggccaagagaagatagagtccaagtctctcacgttctggattcagattcggactacaCAGACATACATGACTCAAAATGCCAAGAACTCTTTCATACAACttcgaattgggtgattctttttttgttggaaagtacaTTTCGTGCTCTTCCCAACCCAGttggattcaccttcaaattcgtGAGAAGCGTCGAGATATCGATGAAAAAATCTgatgctgcagcagaatccgagtcaaactacaagtttaaaggtgttgcatcacctccacttgggcccatgagccttgtacgacctaggctTAGTTTTAGGCtaccttgggacgtcctcccacctccttggccgtcaccccttgctcctatataagtagatccatctagtaccTTCTttcttgggatttgtttagttaaaagttagtcattggaacttcgtgtacttcatttgtgtccaacgaccagaccaagtcCGCTTCCGGATACCCACCTTTATCAATAGGTATCAGTTttaggttgctcggtgagattctAGTtttccctagattagatttattttcttacctattgtccagaAAAAAAGTCCcccaaaaaagttagatctatttatCCTTTGTCCaaaccagtctgagcctttgcaattttcttttcattgtttgcattattgaattatcggttgcatcgtcgtgttgagttgctggtcttaatgtctagttcgtttagagtttcgagttctgttcacattagtcacacCGCCGCTGCAATGTTATTCCTTCCGCTGTCCACCAtcccatccatcaatttccaccacgtgctacccaccattaattgtcataatcatagttgaggtcattcacatcttcgcttgatccaatatgcatcttatctagtttgttttgAAAAgagggaaaaagaaaaaaaatgtgtgaggaaaaaaagagagaaaataaaataaaattaggATCTATCTAAAGTCAATCTCGTAGCTGAATTCGGAtaggaatctgttttgtgcactgttcagtaaaacaAGCATATCTTCCTCGTACGAAGTCTGTTTTGGCTCCGTGAGTACTAAAAttaaagctagcgacgagccgcatctaaatagttggaGAAGCTAGTTCAATATTTGAAACCTCAAAATCagcttctaaataggtctttgtGCCCTCTGAAGTTCGTGAACACAGCTTGTTCCAGTTTTTTAGGccagttttagaattttttgactcctcatatcaactcagaattgagtgattctttttgcgttTGAAAGCTTGAGTTAGTGCCATTCTTGAGAAAAaatatcagaaaattggcacaaacttttccaAAGGAAAGTTGGAGAGAAAGTTGTtggtatatcctgcttggcagttgtttcacatcattatctttactgctattgtgatcttcacttttatcttgctgtccagagctacttcatatcctttattgatgctagttgtgctacgcggtgacctcattagtgttctaggctcgcgtctctagtccggtctagcctaggacaagcacagtaccgtcgttgagcgtttattcaacattgcatctctgaattgattattgctaatcttttgctaccatatatataaAGCCAACCCAGATCCACAGATTTCTACACCATGCATATTTACATTCACTTGGCATCCGCTTTACTCAATCTTCGGAATTATTCGACACCGCTGGTTTCCGGTTGCCACCTGCtacatggtaagaacttgtaaggtattgatatttgcttattgtgagcgctttaccaccacatcctagtagttcgtAGGATAATTATTCTTGAAGTCTGTTTCTtatttctactaatcatgacaggttccagagatagaagttcttggacgacagatacatcttcaccatcacgagaggtgggacaacacacacaagaacatggtcaggttatctctttaccatcatttgagggtagatttaatcctgctatttatctagcttgggagcttgaagtagatcaagtttttagtcaccatgatTTTTTCTGAACTTGAGGGAGTACGAGCTACCACTGGGGCATTTACTGGTTTTTGTTCTATTTGGTGGAGTGTacattgtaagaaaaacattgataactaacccacaacttggaaagatttgaaagcagtaatgagacaacaatttttTCCTCCTTACTATCGCTGTGAATTGCTTCGCAAATTGGAACAATTAAAACAAGGCAGTaacactgttcatgcttactaccaagagttcaaatcttatatgcatcaaTGTGACATAGAAGAATTTGAAGATTATACAATGAATATTTTTTGGTGGTTTAAACCATGATATTCATGCAAGATTTCAATATATTACTTGTTGCATTGCTGGTATGCATGTTCGcgcttgtacctttgagagacagaTATAGGAGGATGCATTGCTGGTATGCATGCTCACCACCATCAGTTGGTTCCTCCACCattgcacctactagagcagccacacgTCATATTAAGAGTGCGACATCATCTCAAGAGTATGGTACATTGTCATCGTCCGTACCTACATCAGCTACGTCTTTGCGACGAGGTAACAGTAAgggtattgatgatataacttcacatgagaatgatgcatgcctagttaacttgaatacatcatgtgttgagttacctgttgatttgagtacaccacctattttagagaatcgTGTTACTGTCGTGAATGCATCgtgtgatcaaacaactgaaataccaacaattttgagtgcacccattgaattaactattgatgcaaaagaaccaatgtttaatcattttgatatgacctctaatcttggtgataaTTCTGTGTccaatgacttattgcatgtttgcttatttaagcatgttgtagcatgtcaatttgatgcaagtaaggtttattcaccaatgttgggatggtttaatgatgaacattGTCAATCTTTTGAAATGAATAAGAgtttcacttatatgtgcaaactgacttgcaatattttcatgccttctacttcttgtgataatattttggctttagaTTTTATGAAcaatgaaagttactcatgtatacatgtgtcatatgtgcaaaaaccaagggaagtaaaaatggatgacatatacatatacatatacaacatgtacaccttgtttcttttgttagccacatttcagattaagcaacgccgatgacggctttgttttcaagaagggcaggatgatgaggacatgaatACCTAGGAtatgaccaaaaatattgcatatgagaatatttgtgaggtgatttctaatgcaaactatgcaataatttatttatgtcatccaggacaaaaatacttcacagacttttgtgccatgtctaattgcaggtgtatgggacatttgtacaatccacatatgaagataagggaaaaagagaagtttaggtgctgttcaaaaagtcctctcacgtcactttttggccaagagaagatagtgtccaagtctctcacattctggattcagattcggactgcacagacatacctgactcaaaatgcCAAGAACTCTTTCATatggactccgaattgggtgattcttttttcgTTCGAAAGTacatttcgtgctctttccaacccaattggattcaccttcaaattcgtccggagcgttgagatatcgATGAAGCAATCTAATGCTGCAGCAGAATctgagtcaaactacaagtccaaaggtgttgcatgacctccacttgggcccatgagcctttacgagctagggttagttttaggctgccttgggacgtccgcccacctccttggccgtcaccccttgctcctatatgaGTATATCCATCTAGTACCTtcttccttgggatttgtttagttaaaagttagccattgcaacttcgtgtacttcatttgtgtcgaaggaccagaccaagaccgcttccggatccccacctttatcaatacttcatatatattcacaatattcagattgctttatcatagtcttgcttgttctttgatttcttgcaggaatagaccttcgtggtcaggttgatcgtgctccggcgtggtcaataacctctcagaattggtttagcgattgctaaggcgcaacgtcatgcacgtttgtagtcggatcatcaaattCATCACCACCAAATCggtagttatcatctcatcgaaagatcgggacacctttgcctctatcagcaGCACTCGGAGGCATCAGGACTTGCGGCCATGTCCCTCTTCTTCCTCGACGTCGACTTCGCCTATCCCGGAGGCGAAATCGTGCCTCCTCTACCTCGCCATCGTCTCTTCGACCAGCgccctgatacatctccaacgtatctgtaatttttgattgtttcatgctattatattatcacttTTGTATACTTTGTATGCTGTTTTATATTAATTttatggactaacctattaactcaaTGCCCTGTGCCAGTTCATGTTTTCTGCATGTTATTGTTTTGCCAAGAAATCCataccaaatgaagtccaaacaTGAACAAAAAATTAACAGTTTTTTCTAGACATTAGAGACCCTGGAAGCTTAGGGAGGAGACCAGACGGTGCAGGAGGGAGCACAaggcgggcgggggggggggggggggttggcctGATACAtcttcgtcgtatctacttctccaaacacttttgctcttgttttggactctaatttgcatgatttgaatgaaactaatccggactaacgctgttttcagcagaactaccgtgatGTTGTATTTGTGCAGaaaaaaagttctcggaattggatgaaactttttggagattttttatggaataaataaaaaatactggagccaaggTCCACTTGAGGGGGGCCACCCAGTGCCtacaaggcaccagggcgcgccatagtggCTTGTGGGGCCCATGTGGCTCCGCAGAACCTAATCTCAAGTCTACAAATTCCTATTTCCCGAGAAAAAATAAGAgaggaagtttcatc
The Aegilops tauschii subsp. strangulata cultivar AL8/78 chromosome 3, Aet v6.0, whole genome shotgun sequence genome window above contains:
- the LOC109763766 gene encoding S-adenosylmethionine synthase 1: MAAETFLFTSESVNEGHPDKLCDQVSDAVLDACLAQDADSKVACETCTKTNMVMVFGEITTKATVDYEKIVRDTCRNIGFISDDVGLDADRCKVLVNIEQQSPDIAQGVHGHFTKRPEDIGAGDQGIMFGYATDETPELMPLSHVLATKLGARLTEVRKNGTCAWLRPDGKTQVTVEYLNEGGAMVPVRVHTVLISTQHDETVTNDEIAADLKEHVIKPVIPEKYLDEKTIFHLNPSGRFVIGGPHGDAGLTGRKIIIDTYGGWGAHGGGAFSGKDPTKVDRSGAYIARQAAKSIIASGLARRCIVQISYAIGVPEPLSVFVDSYGTGKIPDKEILKIVKENFDFRPGMISINLDLKKGGNRFIKTAAYGHFGREDADFTWEVVKPLKFDKASA